A region of Rhodamnia argentea isolate NSW1041297 chromosome 9, ASM2092103v1, whole genome shotgun sequence DNA encodes the following proteins:
- the LOC115740881 gene encoding uncharacterized protein LOC115740881 isoform X2 — MDPYNKMAIVILFMLFVNSYSAVMSFGEGENPAESLSKVMNQRNKRGLIMLEAVSDYDKPGPNPKHDQGKGKPGPGGGGTSNP, encoded by the exons ATGGATCCTTATAATAAGATGGCAATTGTCATCCTGTTCATGCTCTTTGTCAATAGTTACTCAG CTGTTATGAGCTTCGGCGAAGGTGAGAACCCTGCAGAGTCGCTGAGCAAG GTCATGAATCAGAGGAACAAGAGAGGGTTGATAATGCTCGAAGCTGTGTCCGACTATGACAAACCAGGGCCAAACCCGAAGCACGACCAAGGAAAAGGGAAACCCGGTCCTGGTGGAGGCGGCACCTCCAACCCCTGA
- the LOC115740881 gene encoding uncharacterized protein LOC115740881 isoform X1, which translates to MDPYNKMAIVILFMLFVNSYSAAVMSFGEGENPAESLSKVMNQRNKRGLIMLEAVSDYDKPGPNPKHDQGKGKPGPGGGGTSNP; encoded by the exons ATGGATCCTTATAATAAGATGGCAATTGTCATCCTGTTCATGCTCTTTGTCAATAGTTACTCAG CAGCTGTTATGAGCTTCGGCGAAGGTGAGAACCCTGCAGAGTCGCTGAGCAAG GTCATGAATCAGAGGAACAAGAGAGGGTTGATAATGCTCGAAGCTGTGTCCGACTATGACAAACCAGGGCCAAACCCGAAGCACGACCAAGGAAAAGGGAAACCCGGTCCTGGTGGAGGCGGCACCTCCAACCCCTGA